The genomic region CAACCTCAGCCGCCGCAGCCGCCGTCCCGTCCCTGTGGCACGACACCGCCGGCCCCGCCCCGGCACCCCGGCCGCGCCTGGTGGGCCGGCTCACCGCCGACGTCGCCATCGTGGGCGCCGGCTTCACCGGCCTGTGGACCGCCTACCACCTGCGCCGCGACGACCCGACGCTGCGGGTGGCCGTCGTCGAGCGGGAGACCGCCGGCTTCGGCGCGTCCGGGCGCAACGGCGGCTGGTGCTCGGCGCTGTTCCCCGTCCAGTCGATGGCGCCGGCGATGCGCGGCCCGCTCGCGGCCACCATCGACGACATCGACGCCGTCTGTCGCGCCGAGGGCATCGACTGCGACCTCGTCAAGGACGGCTTCCTCGAACTCGCCACCACCCCCGCCCAGCTCACCCGCCTGCGCGCGAGCCTGCTCGCAGCCTTGCCCGCCGTCGCGTCCTCCCCGCCCTCCCCGTCATTGCCGTCATCCCCGCCATCGCCGACCTCCCCGTCATTGCCGTCATCGCCGACCTGGCTGGACGCCGACCAGGCCGCGCGCCTCGTCCGGGTACCCGGCGCGCTCGGCGGGATCCTCGACCCACAGTGCGCCGCGCTGCATCCGCTCAAGCTGGTCCGGGGCCTCGCGGCGGCGGCGCAGCGCCACGGCGTCGAGCTGTTCGAACACTCCCCCGCCGAGAGCATCGACCCTGGCCGGGTCGTACTGGCCGACGGCGAGATCCAGGCGGGCGTCGTCGTGCGGGCCACCGAGGGCTACACCCCCGCCCTGCCCGGCCTACGCCGCGAGCTCGCCCCCGTCTACTCGCTCGTCATCGCCACCGAGCCACTACCGGAGTCGGTCTGGGCGGAGATCGGCTGGTACCGCCGGGTCACCCTGTCCGACGGGCGCCGGCTGCTCATCTACGCCCAGCGCAGCGCGGACGGCCGGATCGTCCTCGGCGGCCGCGGCGCGCCGTACCACTTCGGCTCGCGCACCAGCCCGGCCTTCGACTCCTCCCCCGCCGTCTTCGAGCATCTCCGCCGCGCCCTGGCCACCCTGTTCCCCGCCGCCGCGAACGCCCGGATCACCCACCGCTGGGGCGGCCCCCTCGGCGTCCCGCGCGACTGGACCCCCGGCGTCTGCTTCGATCCCGACACCGGCCTGGCGTGGGCCGGTGGCTACGTCGGCGACGGCGTCGCGGCGGCGGCCCTGGCCGGCCGCACCCTCGCCGACCTCATCCGCGGCCGGCACTCCCCCCGCACGAAGCTCCCCTGGGTCGTCGACCACCGCCGCCCCTGGGAACCCGAACCGGCCCGCTGGCTCGGCATCAACGCCGGCCGCCTGCTCGCCGCCGCCGCCGACACCCGCGAGAACCGCACCGGCCGCCCCTCCCGCCTCGGCCCCGCCCTCGACCACCTCACCGGTCACTGACCCCCCGCTCCGGCCCGCCGGTTCTCCTCCGCCCCGCTGGCTCTCCTCCGCCCCGCTGGCGCGGCCGGCTGTCCCGGGCCAGCCAAGCGATCAGGCAGCGGCGGAGCGCTCGCCTTACAAGCGAGTGGTCGCACGATCGCAATCTCGCGGACGATCATCGACTGCGCAGGAAAGCCCTGCTCACCTGGAGAGCAGACTCACCCTTCTTGCCAGGCGCGCCGGTGCGCGGCGTCCGGAGCAGGCGAAGGCTCGATCGGCGGAACGGCTGCGGGACTGACCTGGCAGGCCGGAAGTCCGGGCGGGCTCTCGTCAGGCGGTGAGGTCTCGGGCGAGGTAGTCGAGGCTGTCGAGGTAGCGGTCGACGTCGGCGTCGGTGTGCTGGACCGAGAGGGTCCACTCCTCCTCGCGGCCGGGGGCCATCAGGACGCCGCGATTGGCGTTGTAGAGCCAGGCCAGCTCGGGCAGGGCGGCGTTCTGGTGGGCCATGAAGGACGTGTAGTCGCGGATGGGGGCGTCGGTGAAGTGGACGCAGCCCTTGGAGCTGATCCCGACCGTGTAGCCGGGGATGCCGTGGCGGGCCAGGATCTCGTCGCAGCCGGCGATCAGGCGGTCGTTGAGGTGGTCGAGGTGGGCGTAGGCCTCGGGGGTGAGCACCTCCAGCAGGCTCGCGCGGGCGGCGGCCATGGTCAGCGGGTTGCCGTTGAACGTGCCGACCTGCTTGACCCGGTCCGAGGCGACGACCTCCATGATCTCCGCGGTCGCGCCGATGGCGCCCGACGGCAGGCCGCCGCCGAGGGCCTTGGCCAGGGTGATCATGTCGGGTCGCACGCCGAAGCGCTCGGTGGCGCCGCCGGCAGCCACGCACAGGCCGGTCTTGACCTCATCGAAGATCAGGATGATGCCGTGCCGGGCGGTGATCTCCCGGACCGCCTCGAGGTAGCCGGGCTCGGGCAGGACGACGCCCAGGTTCATCATCGCCGCCTCCATGATGACGCAGGCGGGCAGGCGGCCCTCGGCGGCGAGGGCCTCGATGCGGTGTTCCATCGCGGGGGCGTCGTTGAACGGGACGGGCACGGTGAGGTCGATGACGGCCTGCGGGATGCCCGCGCCGTAGCCGAGGGAGTTCATGTTGTCGGCCGGGCCGATGTCGTCGTAGGGCGCGCCGATCGACACCATCACGTAGTCGTGGTGGCCATGGTACGAGCCGAAGATCTTGATGATCGTGTCGCGGCCGGTGACGCCGCGGGCGATGCGGATGGCGTCCATGGTCGCCTCGGAGCCCGAGTTGACGTAGCGCCA from Frankia alni ACN14a harbors:
- a CDS encoding NAD(P)/FAD-dependent oxidoreductase, with protein sequence MPGRRRPAATPAATTPAATTSAAAAAVPSLWHDTAGPAPAPRPRLVGRLTADVAIVGAGFTGLWTAYHLRRDDPTLRVAVVERETAGFGASGRNGGWCSALFPVQSMAPAMRGPLAATIDDIDAVCRAEGIDCDLVKDGFLELATTPAQLTRLRASLLAALPAVASSPPSPSLPSSPPSPTSPSLPSSPTWLDADQAARLVRVPGALGGILDPQCAALHPLKLVRGLAAAAQRHGVELFEHSPAESIDPGRVVLADGEIQAGVVVRATEGYTPALPGLRRELAPVYSLVIATEPLPESVWAEIGWYRRVTLSDGRRLLIYAQRSADGRIVLGGRGAPYHFGSRTSPAFDSSPAVFEHLRRALATLFPAAANARITHRWGGPLGVPRDWTPGVCFDPDTGLAWAGGYVGDGVAAAALAGRTLADLIRGRHSPRTKLPWVVDHRRPWEPEPARWLGINAGRLLAAAADTRENRTGRPSRLGPALDHLTGH
- a CDS encoding aspartate aminotransferase family protein, whose translation is MSNLIVTEASVTQAALHARAAELTDREEARLQSRTRGSEQLHARAARSMTSGVPSSYQIRDPWPIYLTHGRGSLVWDVDGNEYADFHNGFGSMIQGHAHPAIVRAVTERVALGTHFAMPTEDSVVVSEELARRFGLPQWRYVNSGSEATMDAIRIARGVTGRDTIIKIFGSYHGHHDYVMVSIGAPYDDIGPADNMNSLGYGAGIPQAVIDLTVPVPFNDAPAMEHRIEALAAEGRLPACVIMEAAMMNLGVVLPEPGYLEAVREITARHGIILIFDEVKTGLCVAAGGATERFGVRPDMITLAKALGGGLPSGAIGATAEIMEVVASDRVKQVGTFNGNPLTMAAARASLLEVLTPEAYAHLDHLNDRLIAGCDEILARHGIPGYTVGISSKGCVHFTDAPIRDYTSFMAHQNAALPELAWLYNANRGVLMAPGREEEWTLSVQHTDADVDRYLDSLDYLARDLTA